Proteins encoded within one genomic window of Candidatus Methylomirabilota bacterium:
- a CDS encoding oxygenase MpaB family protein, translating to MSTASSVLDVPEVSWKIHGEVVLLLGWGSAILLQFAHPLVARGVADHSGFRRGWLAPWRRLHRTLHAMVTLTFGGEEAARRIAGAINAVHDRVHGALTDAEGPFPRGTRYTAHDPALLAWVHATCLHAFMSAYELYVGPLTGDDKDRYCAESAAAAPLLGLSPSSLPRSQAELDAYMARMLASGDIVVTATARRLARELLTPPVLRHCWPVRWLLQLTAVGLLPDAIREAYGIRWTARHRRALVALAWLVRHARPLVPPPLRQWPMARSARRARARTHPVL from the coding sequence GTGAGCACAGCTTCGTCGGTGCTCGACGTGCCGGAGGTGTCGTGGAAGATCCACGGCGAGGTCGTGCTGCTCCTGGGGTGGGGCAGCGCCATCCTGTTGCAATTCGCTCACCCGCTGGTGGCCCGCGGCGTCGCCGACCACAGCGGCTTCCGCCGGGGATGGCTGGCCCCCTGGCGGCGGTTGCACCGCACGCTGCACGCCATGGTCACGCTGACGTTCGGGGGCGAGGAAGCGGCCCGGCGCATCGCCGGCGCCATCAACGCCGTGCACGACCGCGTGCACGGCGCCCTGACCGACGCCGAAGGCCCATTTCCGCGGGGCACGCGGTACACGGCTCACGATCCGGCGCTGCTGGCCTGGGTGCATGCGACGTGCCTGCATGCCTTCATGAGCGCCTACGAGCTCTACGTGGGCCCGCTCACCGGGGACGACAAGGACCGGTATTGCGCGGAGAGCGCCGCCGCCGCCCCGCTGCTGGGCCTGTCCCCGAGCTCGCTGCCCCGCAGCCAGGCCGAGCTGGACGCCTATATGGCCCGCATGCTGGCCAGCGGCGACATCGTCGTGACGGCGACGGCGCGCCGGCTGGCCCGGGAGCTTCTGACGCCCCCCGTGCTGCGTCACTGCTGGCCGGTTCGCTGGCTGCTCCAGCTCACCGCGGTCGGCCTGCTGCCGGACGCGATCCGCGAGGCCTACGGCATACGCTGGACCGCCCGGCACCGTCGGGCCCTCGTGGCGCTGGCCTGGCTCGTGCGCCACGCGCGGCCGCTGGTGCCGCCGCCGCTGCGGCAGTGGCCGATGGCGCGGTCGGCCCGGCGGGCCCGGGCGCGCACGCACCCGGTGCTATAA